In Thiospirochaeta perfilievii, a single window of DNA contains:
- a CDS encoding type II toxin-antitoxin system RelE/ParE family toxin, translated as MKYQILSPAKQELINSIEYYNTKVENLGYKFLLSFEDTVSRILLNPDAWQPLSKNTRRCPLKSFPYGVIYQIDGSCIYIISIMNLKRKPDYWYKLINDNNFNSL; from the coding sequence ATGAAATATCAGATATTATCACCTGCAAAACAGGAACTTATTAATAGCATTGAATACTATAATACCAAAGTTGAAAATCTTGGTTACAAATTCCTACTTAGCTTTGAGGATACTGTAAGCAGAATCCTTTTAAATCCTGACGCATGGCAACCTCTCTCCAAAAATACAAGGAGATGTCCATTGAAGAGTTTTCCTTATGGCGTAATATATCAAATAGATGGTTCTTGTATTTACATTATTTCAATAATGAACCTCAAAAGAAAACCTGATTACTGGTATAAATTAATTAATGATAATAATTTCAACTCTCTATGA